One window from the genome of Corynebacterium sp. SCR221107 encodes:
- a CDS encoding aspartate kinase: MALIVQKYGGSSLESAERIRRVAERIVATKKQGHDVVVVCSAMGDTTDELLDLAAQVNPVPPAREMDMLLTAGERISNALVAMAIESFGAQAQSFTGSQAGVLTTERHGNARIVDVTPGRVREALDEGKICLVAGFQGVNRETKDVTTLGRGGSDTTAVALAAALEADVCEIYSDVDGVYTADPRIVPNAQKLEKLSFEEMLELAAVGSKILVLRSVEYARAFGVPLRVRSSYSNDPGTLVAGSMEDIPVEEAVLTGVATDKSEAKITVLGIPDSPGAAATVFRALADAEINIDMVLQNISSIEDGRTDITFTCPRTDGPRALELLKVLKEKNDWEKIVYDDQIGKVSLVGAGMKSHPGVTAIFCEALRDKGINIELISTSEIRISVLIRESDLDEAARAIHEAFELGGETEATVYAGTGR, encoded by the coding sequence GTGGCGCTGATCGTACAGAAATATGGAGGTTCTTCGCTAGAAAGCGCAGAACGCATCCGTCGTGTTGCTGAACGGATTGTTGCCACTAAGAAGCAAGGCCATGATGTGGTGGTTGTCTGCTCCGCAATGGGAGACACCACCGATGAGCTGCTCGACCTTGCAGCACAGGTCAACCCAGTTCCGCCAGCCCGCGAGATGGACATGCTGCTTACTGCAGGCGAGCGCATCTCCAACGCGCTGGTGGCCATGGCCATCGAATCCTTCGGTGCACAGGCGCAGTCCTTCACCGGCTCGCAGGCCGGCGTGCTCACTACCGAGCGCCACGGCAATGCTCGCATTGTGGATGTCACCCCAGGGCGTGTGCGCGAGGCTCTTGATGAAGGCAAGATCTGCCTGGTAGCCGGCTTCCAGGGTGTTAACCGTGAGACCAAGGACGTCACCACCTTGGGTCGGGGTGGATCCGATACCACCGCGGTTGCGCTGGCGGCCGCCCTTGAGGCAGACGTGTGCGAGATCTACTCGGATGTTGACGGCGTGTACACCGCCGACCCGCGCATTGTCCCTAACGCGCAGAAGCTGGAAAAGCTCTCCTTTGAGGAAATGCTCGAGCTGGCCGCTGTTGGTTCGAAAATTCTTGTCCTGCGCAGTGTTGAGTACGCGCGCGCTTTCGGCGTGCCGCTGCGTGTTCGTTCGTCTTATAGCAATGACCCCGGCACCCTGGTTGCCGGCTCTATGGAGGATATTCCTGTGGAAGAAGCAGTCCTGACCGGTGTAGCCACCGACAAGTCCGAAGCAAAGATCACCGTCCTGGGCATCCCGGATTCCCCTGGTGCGGCTGCTACCGTGTTCCGCGCGCTTGCCGACGCAGAGATTAACATCGACATGGTGCTGCAGAACATCTCCTCGATCGAGGATGGCCGCACGGACATCACCTTCACCTGCCCGCGCACCGACGGCCCGCGCGCCCTTGAGCTGCTGAAGGTCCTCAAGGAGAAGAACGACTGGGAAAAGATCGTCTACGACGACCAGATCGGCAAGGTGTCCCTGGTTGGTGCCGGCATGAAGTCCCACCCGGGCGTGACCGCCATCTTCTGCGAGGCGCTGCGCGATAAGGGCATCAACATCGAGCTGATCTCTACCTCGGAGATTCGCATCTCCGTCCTCATCCGCGAATCCGATCTCGATGAGGCCGCCCGCGCCATCCACGAGGCATTCGAACTCGGCGGCGAGACTGAGGCCACCGTCTACGCAGGCACTGGCCGCTAA
- a CDS encoding DMT family transporter, which yields MHSNLLAAAFALLSALIIAWGTVIRHRIAEQAPADGSLSGSPFISALSRPMWWLGTGCALFGYALQVVALGFGTLLVVQPILVLSLMFTLPLSARYDGKKMARDELGWATALTISVGVLVIMGDPLPGNPQPPLERWLPALAVGVATLGIFYLLSRRAEPNKRALLLGTITGGIYGYVAVLSKATVDVIVHEGLFALLTTWQGYSLLAGAMLGTVVQQYAFNAGQLKNSLPAMTIVEPIFAFALGYAVLGEKFQVSGWNWAWMALSLLVMILSTIALSSRRVG from the coding sequence GTGCATTCGAACCTACTGGCAGCAGCTTTTGCCTTACTCTCCGCGCTGATCATCGCGTGGGGAACGGTGATTCGTCACCGCATTGCCGAACAAGCCCCCGCCGATGGTTCACTTTCCGGTTCCCCTTTTATTTCCGCCTTGTCTCGCCCCATGTGGTGGCTGGGCACCGGCTGCGCCCTGTTTGGTTACGCGCTGCAGGTGGTTGCGCTGGGATTTGGCACGTTGCTTGTGGTTCAGCCCATCCTTGTCTTATCACTGATGTTTACCCTTCCTCTTTCTGCGCGTTACGACGGAAAGAAGATGGCACGCGATGAACTTGGCTGGGCAACGGCACTGACCATCTCAGTCGGCGTCCTGGTCATCATGGGCGACCCCCTGCCAGGAAATCCGCAACCACCACTAGAAAGATGGCTGCCCGCACTGGCTGTGGGCGTCGCAACGCTCGGCATTTTCTACCTGCTATCGCGACGGGCCGAACCCAACAAACGCGCCTTGCTGCTAGGCACGATTACAGGCGGCATTTATGGCTACGTCGCCGTATTATCAAAGGCAACGGTAGATGTTATCGTTCACGAAGGACTTTTTGCCCTCCTCACCACTTGGCAGGGATATTCCCTGCTCGCGGGTGCGATGCTGGGGACGGTTGTACAGCAATACGCCTTTAATGCCGGGCAACTGAAAAACTCCCTTCCGGCCATGACGATCGTCGAACCCATCTTCGCCTTCGCGCTTGGCTACGCCGTTTTAGGTGAGAAATTCCAAGTCAGTGGATGGAATTGGGCATGGATGGCCCTGTCCTTGCTGGTCATGATTTTGTCGACCATCGCCCTGTCAAGCAGGCGCGTGGGTTAA
- a CDS encoding L-lactate dehydrogenase codes for MKEIVGNKVVLIGAGDVGVAYAFALVNQGTVDHLAIIDIDEKKLEGNVKDLNHGVVWAASRTRVTKGTYEDCRDASMVVICAGAAQKPGETRLQLVDKNMKIMKSIVDEVMANGFDGIFLVASNPVDILTYAVWQYSGLDWHRVIGSGTVLDSARFRYMLGERYGVAPSSIHAYIIGEHGDTELPVLSSATVAGVSMRKQLEKDPSLEPELERIFEETRDAAYNIIEAKGSTSYGIGMGLARITRAVIHNQDVALPCSALLEGQYGQDNIYIGTPAIINRGGINRVVELELSDHEKERFDHSAATLRAVQEQFFPAK; via the coding sequence ATGAAGGAAATCGTCGGAAACAAAGTCGTTCTCATCGGCGCCGGTGACGTCGGAGTCGCCTACGCATTCGCACTGGTCAACCAGGGTACCGTCGACCACCTCGCCATCATCGACATCGACGAAAAGAAGCTCGAAGGCAACGTCAAGGACCTCAACCACGGCGTCGTGTGGGCAGCATCGCGCACCCGCGTCACCAAGGGCACCTACGAGGACTGCCGCGACGCCTCCATGGTCGTCATCTGCGCTGGCGCCGCCCAGAAGCCTGGCGAGACCCGCCTGCAGCTGGTCGACAAGAACATGAAGATCATGAAGTCCATCGTCGACGAGGTCATGGCCAACGGCTTCGACGGCATCTTCCTGGTCGCCTCCAACCCAGTCGACATCCTCACCTACGCCGTCTGGCAGTACTCCGGCCTGGATTGGCACCGCGTCATCGGCTCCGGCACCGTGCTGGACTCCGCACGCTTCCGTTACATGCTCGGCGAGCGCTACGGCGTTGCCCCAAGCTCCATCCACGCCTACATCATCGGCGAGCACGGCGACACCGAGCTGCCGGTCCTATCCTCGGCTACCGTCGCCGGCGTTTCCATGCGCAAGCAGCTGGAAAAGGACCCCTCGCTGGAGCCAGAGCTCGAGCGCATCTTCGAGGAAACCCGCGACGCCGCCTACAACATCATCGAGGCCAAGGGTTCTACTTCCTACGGCATCGGGATGGGTCTGGCTCGCATCACCCGCGCCGTCATCCACAACCAGGACGTCGCCCTGCCGTGCTCCGCCCTGCTGGAGGGCCAGTACGGCCAGGACAACATCTACATCGGCACCCCGGCCATCATCAACCGCGGTGGCATCAACCGTGTCGTTGAGCTCGAGCTCTCCGATCACGAAAAGGAGCGCTTCGACCACTCCGCAGCCACCCTGCGCGCAGTCCAGGAGCAGTTCTTCCCGGCTAAGTAG
- the leuA gene encoding 2-isopropylmalate synthase: MSPSDAFISAPADITTPSGPFGEGQPAWNKQRNSSMPVKRYQPYAVEVEDFSLPDRTWPDKKITVAPQWCAVDLRDGNQALIDPMSPERKRRMFNLLVKMGYKEIEVGFPSASQTDFDFVREIIENNMIPDDVTIQVLVQAREHLIRRTFEACEGAKNVIVHFYNSTSILQRKVVFRKDKEAIKKLATDAAELIKEIAKDYPDTNWRWEYSPESYTGTEVAYAKEVVDAVVEVMDPTPDSPIIINLPSTVEMITPNVYADSIEWMDRHLNRRDSIILSLHPHNDRGTGVATAELGYMAGADRIEGCLFGNGERTGNVDLITLGLNMLTQGVDPQIDFSDIEQIRRTVEYCNQLRVPERHPYGGDLVFTAFSGSHQDAVNKGLDAMAARLRPGATHTDVAWEELRDEVWEVPYLPIDPKDVGRNYEAVIRVNSQSGKGGVAYIMKTDHGMALPRPMQVEFSGVVQSVTDAEGGEVNSKNMWDIFAREYLDVSSPLEQISIRVENAQTQNEEARVVATLVFNGEEKVVEGHGNGPIAAYANALEKLGIDVEVQEYEQHARTAGDDAEAAAYILADVNGAKVWGVGIAGSITYASLKAITSAVNRGLK, encoded by the coding sequence ATGTCTCCATCCGACGCCTTTATCTCTGCCCCCGCTGACATCACCACCCCTTCTGGCCCTTTCGGTGAGGGCCAGCCTGCGTGGAATAAGCAGCGTAACTCCTCCATGCCGGTCAAGCGCTACCAGCCCTATGCCGTCGAGGTCGAGGACTTCAGCCTGCCGGATCGTACCTGGCCGGACAAGAAGATCACCGTTGCCCCGCAGTGGTGCGCGGTGGATCTGCGTGACGGCAACCAGGCCCTGATCGACCCGATGAGCCCCGAGCGTAAGCGCCGGATGTTCAATCTGCTGGTCAAAATGGGATACAAGGAGATCGAGGTCGGTTTCCCTTCTGCCTCACAAACGGACTTCGATTTCGTCCGTGAGATCATTGAGAACAACATGATCCCGGATGACGTGACCATCCAGGTTCTGGTTCAGGCTCGCGAGCACCTGATCCGCCGCACCTTCGAGGCCTGTGAGGGCGCAAAGAACGTCATCGTTCACTTCTATAATTCCACCTCCATCCTGCAGCGAAAGGTGGTATTCCGTAAGGACAAGGAAGCCATCAAGAAGCTGGCTACCGACGCCGCTGAGCTGATCAAGGAGATCGCGAAGGATTACCCGGACACCAACTGGCGCTGGGAGTACTCCCCGGAGTCTTACACCGGAACCGAGGTTGCCTACGCCAAGGAGGTCGTCGACGCCGTGGTCGAGGTCATGGATCCGACCCCCGACAGCCCGATCATCATCAACCTGCCGTCCACCGTGGAGATGATCACCCCCAACGTCTACGCTGACTCCATCGAGTGGATGGATCGTCACCTGAACCGTCGCGATTCCATTATCTTGTCGCTGCACCCGCACAACGACCGCGGCACGGGCGTTGCCACCGCCGAGCTGGGCTACATGGCCGGTGCCGATCGCATCGAAGGCTGCCTGTTCGGCAACGGTGAGCGCACCGGCAACGTGGACCTGATCACCCTGGGCCTGAACATGCTGACCCAGGGCGTGGACCCGCAGATTGACTTCTCCGATATCGAACAGATCCGTCGCACGGTGGAGTACTGCAACCAGCTGCGCGTGCCCGAGCGCCACCCCTATGGCGGCGACCTGGTCTTTACCGCCTTCTCCGGGTCCCACCAGGATGCCGTCAACAAGGGCCTGGATGCCATGGCCGCCCGCCTGCGCCCAGGAGCTACCCACACCGACGTGGCGTGGGAGGAGCTGCGCGATGAAGTCTGGGAGGTTCCCTACCTGCCGATCGACCCGAAGGATGTCGGCCGCAACTACGAGGCTGTGATCCGCGTGAACTCCCAGTCTGGCAAGGGCGGTGTTGCCTACATCATGAAGACCGACCACGGCATGGCGCTGCCACGCCCGATGCAGGTCGAATTCTCCGGCGTGGTGCAGTCGGTCACCGACGCCGAGGGCGGCGAGGTCAACTCCAAGAACATGTGGGATATTTTCGCCCGCGAGTACCTGGATGTCTCCAGCCCGCTGGAGCAGATTTCGATCCGTGTCGAAAATGCGCAGACGCAAAACGAAGAGGCTCGCGTAGTTGCCACTCTGGTGTTCAACGGTGAGGAAAAGGTCGTCGAGGGGCACGGTAACGGCCCGATCGCGGCCTACGCCAATGCCCTAGAGAAGCTGGGCATCGACGTCGAGGTCCAAGAGTACGAGCAGCATGCCCGTACCGCCGGCGACGACGCCGAGGCAGCTGCCTACATCCTGGCCGATGTTAACGGTGCCAAGGTGTGGGGCGTGGGCATCGCCGGTTCTATTACCTACGCATCCCTGAAGGCTATTACTTCCGCCGTCAACCGTGGCCTGAAGTAG
- a CDS encoding alpha/beta-hydrolase family protein: MVNQLRRFNQLRRLHVLTQPRFVLSLGLLVTEITPGLRLLRRGLLPRNLRPGFLGAEIATWVALSPSLLPRPWWSIALGVSTAQLLGHATGSLVAHSVHKTHGPITRIVQSESTSSADILLSCMTGVLCARSLQRQRRQAKMVQGRATDVRAALFGMGAGTMGYGAGLIAGEGLQFLYGQGARMMRTPVKSVAIPAWAASIISAITIAGLLMTVSDKVVFKKIIEYLTQRAQALNMLVFQGTRQPWEPERSGSPWSFEPWTAVGSQGRAVLSGGPRARHIAKVMKRNRVHEPIRIYAGLIPGRSIEAAVEQIIQEMLRTGALHREVIVIHTSTGTGWVSDWHLDPVEFLTKGNCVNISMQYSYVPSPVAYVTERELPIRAAKALISTIVDLLDGLESRPRIYIAGESLGAYGTASAFDSLEELRHTVDGCALSGPPYFTSLVRQLADSRAPGSPERLPLIDDGRAVRFIAHPSHVDRDYQGRTYGAEWEFPRVAIVIHSSDPIVWWDPWLFIRRPDWLKEIGAAGRPAPGPMHSDVPSTMHWIPIVTGVQVALDMLIGTTCGGDHGHNYHQTMIHVWAAVLGKKMKPKRFRRIAKWVRNHSVQR; the protein is encoded by the coding sequence TTGGTCAATCAGCTTCGACGCTTCAATCAGCTTCGACGACTCCATGTGCTTACCCAGCCGCGGTTCGTCCTTTCTCTCGGGCTATTGGTCACCGAGATCACCCCGGGATTACGCCTGCTCCGGCGCGGGCTCCTACCACGCAACTTACGCCCCGGTTTTCTAGGCGCCGAGATCGCAACCTGGGTAGCGCTGTCCCCCTCGCTGCTCCCACGCCCGTGGTGGTCGATCGCGTTGGGTGTCTCCACAGCCCAACTCCTGGGACATGCCACGGGCTCCCTCGTTGCTCACTCGGTCCACAAGACTCACGGCCCCATCACCAGGATTGTCCAATCAGAATCGACCAGCTCAGCTGATATTTTGCTCTCCTGCATGACGGGCGTGTTATGCGCCCGAAGTCTGCAACGTCAGCGTCGGCAAGCAAAAATGGTACAGGGACGCGCAACGGATGTACGGGCGGCACTTTTTGGAATGGGTGCCGGGACGATGGGGTACGGTGCCGGCCTGATCGCGGGAGAAGGCCTGCAATTCCTCTACGGGCAAGGTGCCCGAATGATGCGCACGCCGGTGAAAAGCGTAGCCATCCCAGCATGGGCTGCGAGCATAATCAGTGCAATCACGATCGCCGGCCTCCTCATGACGGTGTCGGACAAGGTCGTTTTTAAGAAAATCATCGAATACCTGACCCAGCGGGCCCAAGCGCTGAACATGCTCGTCTTCCAGGGCACGCGACAGCCCTGGGAACCTGAGCGATCCGGATCGCCGTGGAGCTTCGAGCCATGGACAGCCGTCGGATCCCAAGGGCGCGCGGTGCTTTCTGGTGGGCCACGCGCAAGGCATATCGCAAAGGTCATGAAGCGCAATCGGGTCCATGAGCCAATTAGGATCTACGCCGGTCTCATCCCCGGCCGCAGCATCGAAGCGGCGGTCGAGCAGATCATCCAAGAAATGTTGCGCACTGGGGCGTTGCACCGGGAGGTGATCGTGATCCATACTTCGACTGGAACCGGGTGGGTCAGCGATTGGCATCTCGATCCTGTTGAGTTTTTGACAAAGGGCAATTGCGTCAATATCTCCATGCAGTATTCCTATGTGCCCTCGCCGGTGGCGTATGTGACCGAGCGCGAGCTGCCAATCAGGGCGGCGAAGGCGCTTATCTCGACCATCGTTGATTTATTGGATGGGCTCGAATCGCGTCCGCGGATTTACATCGCTGGAGAATCGCTCGGGGCGTACGGCACCGCTTCCGCCTTCGACTCGCTCGAGGAGCTGCGCCATACAGTCGATGGCTGCGCGTTGTCCGGGCCGCCGTATTTTACGTCGCTTGTGCGTCAGCTCGCCGATTCGCGTGCGCCTGGTTCACCTGAGCGTTTGCCGCTTATCGACGACGGGCGTGCGGTTCGCTTTATTGCGCACCCGAGCCACGTCGATCGTGATTACCAAGGGCGCACCTACGGTGCCGAATGGGAGTTTCCCCGCGTCGCGATCGTCATTCACTCCTCGGATCCGATCGTATGGTGGGATCCGTGGCTGTTTATCCGCCGGCCGGATTGGCTTAAGGAAATCGGCGCCGCCGGGCGTCCCGCGCCGGGGCCGATGCATTCCGACGTCCCCTCAACGATGCATTGGATTCCGATCGTCACGGGCGTTCAGGTGGCATTGGATATGTTGATCGGCACCACTTGCGGCGGTGATCATGGACACAATTACCACCAGACAATGATCCACGTTTGGGCGGCGGTTTTGGGTAAGAAGATGAAGCCGAAGCGTTTTCGTCGGATAGCAAAATGGGTGCGTAACCATTCGGTCCAACGCTAG
- a CDS encoding LacI family DNA-binding transcriptional regulator codes for MPRSTTLKDVAEAAGVSISTTSRALADNPAISEETRRRIKKLAKQLNYRPNAQARALRKAKTNTIGVAVPSLINPYYAEMATSIQQEAATRGFATIISNTNENPDELRRSLQVLHNQRVDGMIIVPNEGTEDLVEELHNSGVPMVAVDRGLDIPGLISVVSEPSRGMNAAVAHLVEHGHTPIGYLSGPMSTSTGRKRLDAFHEACKLAGLPPQPVYVGGYKQSEGRMGATELLGQGVKALLAGDSMMTIGVIEACQARGIEIGVDIAVIGFDNYPLFELLPKPITIIDQDVAAMAIRALDLVRQQIEEPNRQRLDSTFRGKIATPTQLIIRASSDFDAK; via the coding sequence ATGCCTCGTTCGACAACCCTCAAAGACGTCGCAGAAGCCGCCGGCGTCTCCATCTCGACCACCTCTCGGGCTTTGGCCGACAACCCGGCCATCTCCGAAGAGACGCGCAGGAGAATCAAAAAGCTGGCGAAACAGCTCAACTACAGGCCCAACGCCCAAGCCCGGGCGCTTCGCAAGGCGAAAACAAACACGATCGGCGTCGCGGTTCCAAGCCTTATCAACCCCTACTACGCGGAAATGGCTACCAGCATCCAGCAGGAAGCCGCTACCCGGGGCTTTGCCACCATCATCTCCAACACCAACGAAAACCCCGATGAGCTTCGCCGCAGCCTCCAGGTGCTGCACAATCAGCGTGTCGACGGAATGATCATCGTCCCCAATGAGGGCACCGAGGATCTCGTCGAAGAGCTACACAACTCGGGCGTACCGATGGTTGCAGTCGACCGTGGCCTCGACATTCCCGGGCTCATCTCGGTCGTCTCGGAGCCATCTCGCGGCATGAACGCCGCTGTGGCGCATCTCGTCGAGCACGGACACACCCCCATCGGCTACCTGTCCGGGCCAATGTCGACCTCCACTGGACGCAAGCGCCTCGACGCCTTCCACGAGGCCTGCAAGCTCGCCGGGCTCCCGCCGCAACCTGTTTACGTCGGCGGCTACAAGCAATCCGAAGGCCGAATGGGTGCAACCGAATTGCTCGGCCAAGGTGTCAAGGCGCTGCTGGCAGGTGACTCCATGATGACCATCGGCGTTATCGAGGCCTGCCAAGCGCGCGGCATCGAAATCGGAGTCGATATCGCCGTCATCGGATTCGACAACTACCCACTGTTCGAGTTGCTGCCGAAACCTATCACGATCATCGATCAGGATGTGGCAGCCATGGCCATTCGCGCCCTCGATCTGGTTCGCCAGCAGATCGAAGAACCTAATCGCCAGCGCCTCGATTCCACTTTCCGCGGCAAAATCGCGACCCCAACTCAGCTCATCATTCGCGCCTCTTCTGACTTCGATGCCAAGTAG
- a CDS encoding ribokinase, translating to MGLITIVGSINADLIAHVHRHPTPGETLLGTTATVSAGGKGANQAVAAALLGAKVAMVSAVGRDAYAGPATAQLRSSGVDLRGVKEVDGPTGLAIITVADDGENSIIVIPGANATVDANYVHSQRAVIADADIVVLQGEIPADGFASAVALASGRVVINLAPVIDVDRDRLLVADPLIANEHEAGLILDQLGVPHPNDAPAVLINQLREAGFSSVVLTLGAAGALVSDSTGLTPIPTPSITPVDTTGAGDAFTGALVARLAAGDSLADAAAFAARVGAFAATGPGAQSSYPHASDPLPEV from the coding sequence ATGGGTTTAATTACGATCGTAGGTTCCATCAACGCCGACCTCATTGCCCACGTTCACCGACACCCGACCCCCGGCGAAACGCTGCTTGGCACAACCGCTACCGTATCTGCCGGCGGTAAGGGCGCTAATCAGGCAGTAGCCGCCGCCCTGCTCGGCGCAAAGGTGGCGATGGTGTCCGCGGTCGGTCGCGACGCCTACGCAGGCCCGGCTACCGCTCAATTGCGATCGAGCGGTGTCGATCTGCGCGGCGTCAAGGAGGTCGACGGCCCCACGGGGCTTGCGATCATCACGGTTGCCGACGACGGCGAAAACTCCATTATCGTTATCCCTGGCGCGAATGCCACCGTCGATGCTAATTACGTTCACTCCCAACGGGCCGTCATTGCTGACGCCGACATTGTCGTGTTGCAAGGTGAGATCCCGGCCGACGGCTTCGCCAGCGCCGTGGCTCTTGCGAGTGGACGCGTGGTAATCAACCTGGCGCCGGTAATCGACGTCGATCGTGATCGACTCCTCGTCGCCGACCCCCTGATCGCGAACGAGCACGAGGCCGGCCTCATTCTGGACCAGCTCGGCGTTCCCCACCCCAATGATGCCCCAGCGGTCCTCATCAATCAGCTTCGCGAGGCTGGTTTTAGCAGCGTGGTACTTACTCTCGGAGCCGCGGGGGCATTGGTATCTGATTCCACGGGACTGACCCCCATCCCGACGCCCTCAATTACTCCAGTCGATACCACTGGTGCTGGTGATGCTTTCACTGGGGCGCTCGTCGCTCGGCTTGCTGCTGGCGATTCGCTTGCCGACGCCGCCGCCTTCGCAGCCCGCGTAGGGGCGTTTGCCGCGACAGGCCCCGGCGCGCAAAGTTCCTATCCCCATGCCTCCGATCCGTTGCCCGAGGTGTAG
- a CDS encoding HAD family hydrolase: MTASIPLSTVATLDRLHEFRGILFDLDGTLIDHETAAWVGAQRFSAEQGVDPDPQLWMDIEAKWFAAFERGEVDHAGQRRARVREYLRKPSLSDDEAMALFDVYRRHYADAWERYDDALPALSRAVEFARRASGTVAVFTNGAAELQTDKLVRCGLNLDGIVMIAAAELGVAKPQPQSYLLASQAIGIRIDECVLIGDNPTNDVSGAREVGMAAIYLDRHHDTPDSITSLDALRWQR; this comes from the coding sequence ATGACCGCTTCGATCCCTCTTAGCACCGTCGCAACGCTTGACCGTCTGCACGAATTTCGGGGTATCTTGTTCGATCTCGACGGCACCCTCATCGATCACGAGACCGCGGCATGGGTAGGCGCGCAGCGGTTTTCTGCGGAACAAGGCGTCGATCCTGATCCGCAACTGTGGATGGATATCGAAGCAAAGTGGTTCGCGGCCTTCGAACGCGGCGAGGTTGATCACGCGGGGCAGCGTCGCGCGCGCGTACGCGAGTACCTTCGCAAGCCTTCGCTTTCCGACGATGAGGCGATGGCACTTTTCGACGTCTATCGGCGCCATTACGCCGACGCCTGGGAGCGCTACGACGATGCACTCCCCGCCCTGTCCCGTGCCGTGGAGTTCGCGCGCCGCGCCTCAGGTACAGTCGCGGTCTTTACCAACGGCGCCGCTGAGCTTCAAACAGATAAGCTCGTTCGCTGTGGCCTCAACCTCGACGGAATTGTCATGATCGCCGCCGCTGAGCTAGGCGTAGCTAAGCCACAGCCACAGTCCTATCTCCTTGCCAGCCAAGCGATTGGAATCAGAATCGACGAGTGCGTCCTCATCGGCGACAATCCCACCAACGATGTCTCTGGTGCGCGCGAGGTCGGCATGGCGGCGATCTACCTCGACCGCCACCACGACACACCGGACTCCATTACATCCCTCGATGCCTTGCGTTGGCAGCGCTAG
- a CDS encoding ABC transporter permease, with protein sequence MNIFSSEIRKLVSIRATWVYAAIIAIGMAAGAILSAYVQGMDTPFDASAVTVAGDLAMLVIIFAVANTIGADMTRGTQAWSFLHTNRRAGVVAASSFISSAFFLLAGVVGMLAAWLGVTALGGHVDLSSWTPIYIALARWGVFAPLAALLAYVLRSGTFSAMVLLADVFVFEIMLGLASADWVRRLTELLPMGNASVLGSGSFPGIDHDRGTAALILAITIGITFAGAAIIVDRRSVK encoded by the coding sequence ATGAATATCTTTTCCTCCGAAATTCGAAAGCTCGTATCCATCCGCGCGACGTGGGTGTATGCCGCGATCATCGCGATCGGGATGGCAGCAGGTGCCATCCTCAGTGCCTATGTGCAAGGTATGGATACGCCGTTCGATGCTTCTGCCGTCACCGTTGCTGGAGATCTTGCGATGCTGGTAATTATCTTCGCCGTCGCGAATACGATCGGCGCGGATATGACACGCGGCACGCAGGCGTGGAGCTTCCTTCACACCAACCGCCGCGCTGGTGTGGTCGCCGCCTCGAGTTTTATCAGTTCGGCGTTTTTTCTCCTTGCCGGGGTGGTGGGCATGCTTGCTGCCTGGCTGGGGGTAACCGCGCTCGGTGGGCATGTTGATCTTTCTTCGTGGACGCCGATCTATATAGCTCTCGCCCGTTGGGGAGTATTTGCGCCTTTGGCTGCGTTGCTGGCCTACGTCTTGCGCAGTGGGACCTTTTCCGCAATGGTTTTGTTGGCCGATGTGTTTGTGTTCGAAATCATGCTGGGGCTCGCGAGCGCCGATTGGGTTCGACGCCTCACAGAACTGTTGCCGATGGGCAATGCCAGTGTCTTGGGATCTGGCTCGTTCCCCGGCATCGATCACGATCGAGGCACCGCTGCGCTCATCCTCGCAATCACGATCGGGATTACGTTTGCTGGTGCGGCTATTATCGTCGATCGCCGAAGCGTAAAGTAG